A window of Argopecten irradians isolate NY chromosome 1, Ai_NY, whole genome shotgun sequence contains these coding sequences:
- the LOC138319183 gene encoding ubiA prenyltransferase domain-containing protein 1 homolog: MASVPNGVDKPPPRNKKEPHFLSKDAIWRQFQQYVVALRPWSFTASFTPVALGSTLAYKTSAEFSLSVFIVTCLTALSVHAAGNLVNTYFDFVRGIDKKVNSDDRTLVDMILTPDDVARLGGVFYIFGCVGFFILTLISPARMEHLALIYFGGLSSSFLYTGGLGLKYIALGDILIMLTFGPLTVIFSYLSQTGSLSLVPMLYAFPLALNTEAILHCNNTRDMVSDKKAGIVTLAILLGKTGSYLLYVVLVFAPYTIFCLMGIHCSKWMFLPVLTIFMAFSEDRKFRQGIYNPKNTAKLNLFLGLLYILGCLLSDRLAFRTLL; this comes from the coding sequence ATGGCGTCTGTGCCGAACGGCGTCGATAAACCGCCACCACGGAATAAAAAAGAACCCCATTTCCTCAGCAAAGACGCCATATGGAGACAATTTCAGCAATATGTGGTCGCATTGAGGCCCTGGTCTTTCACGGCTTCATTCACACCAGTGGCACTTGGCAGTACACTGGCTTACAAAACATCAGCCGAGTTTAGTTTGTCGGTGTTTATAGTCACATGTTTGACAGCGTTGTCAGTTCATGCTGCAGGGAACCTTGTTAACACTTATTTCGATTTTGTCAGAGGGATTGACAAAAAAGTCAATAGTGATGATAGAACTCTGGTTGATATGATCCTGACTCCAGATGATGTAGCAAGGTTAGGTGGTGTGTTCTATATATTTGGATGTGTGGGGTTCTTTATATTGACACTGATCTCCCCTGCAAGAATGGAGCACTTAGCACTGATATACTTCGGAGGTCTGTCAAGCAGTTTCCTTTATACAGGAGGACTAGGTCTTAAATATATAGCCCTTGGTGACATCTTGATCATGTTGACATTTGGACCACTGACAGTGATATTCTCCTACTTGTCACAAACAGGATCTCTTTCACTAGTTCCCATGTTATATGCATTTCCACTTGCATTGAACACAGAAGCCATCTTGCACTGTAATAATACACGTGACATGGTATCGGACAAAAAAGCTGGCATTGTAACACTTGCCATTTTACTAGGAAAGACGGGCTCATATCTCTTATATGTTGTATTGGTGTTTGCACCCTATACAATATTTTGTCTGATGGGAATTCATTGTTCAAAGTGGATGTTTCTTCCAGTGCTGACTATATTTATGGCTTTCAGTGAAGACAGGAAGTTTCGTCAAGGGATCTACAATCCCAAAAACACTGCCAAACTGAACTTATTCCTTGGCTTATTGTATATCTTAGGGTGTCTACTATCTGATAGGCTTGCATTTAGAACATTGCTATAA